From one Lotus japonicus ecotype B-129 chromosome 3, LjGifu_v1.2 genomic stretch:
- the LOC130744955 gene encoding uncharacterized protein LOC130744955, with protein sequence MCPPPNKLSTRGRPNEPKGSTRRIPGSWKNVDAVHGSKQGSNSSAPQGKGRKTRSTKRKSIPSNQFAPKKRSKRIASKSAQLPPQHLKCKVYSANYIHEVPEFLREYVIDIHNVENDGNCGYRCISYLMGKGEQNWKQVREDMIKEFTLRQGVYHGCVRDLVESGGATYFPLTGPVLHPSEHQIICLLLVNNSHWVKVLISTDFPLPTINPQWIYQCTVEARGWQLPYLDRMTLFNKLSREANVDIHKVDGGIINLAED encoded by the exons ATGTGTCCTCCTCCAAACAAGTTGTCTACAAGGGGTCGGCCCAATGAACCTAAGGGTTCTACCAGACGCATTCCTGGTTCTTGGAAGAATGTTGATGCAGTACATGGGTCAAAGCAAGGTAGCAACTCATCAGCTCCACAAGGCAAGGGGCGTAAGACCCGGTCAACAAAACGGAAGAGCATTCCTTCCAATCAATTTGCacctaagaagagaagcaagAGGATAGCAAGCAAGTCAGCTCAGCTCCCGCCACAGCACCTGAAATGCAAAGTTTACTCGGCCAACTACATCCATGAAGTGCCCGAATTCCTCCGTGAGTATGTCATTGACATTcacaatgttgaaaatgatggcAATTGTGGATATAGATGCATTTCTTACTTGATGGGTAAGGGAGAACAAAATTGGAAGCAAGTTCGAGAAGACATGATAAAGGAGTTTACATTACGGCAAGGTGTTTATCATG GTTGTGTTCGTGACCTTGTCGAATCGGGGGGCGCCACCTACTTCCCTCTCACCGGTCCAGTGCTACATCCGTCAGAGCACCAGATTATATGTTTACTCCTTGTCAACAACAGCCACTGGGTGAAG GTGCTTATTTCAACTGACTTTCCTTTGCCAACGATTAATCCACAATGGATTTATCAATGTACTGTTGAAGCTCGTGGTTGGCAGCTACCGTACTTGGATCGCATGACCCtattcaacaaactctcccgaGAGGCAAATGTAGACATACATAAGGTCGATGGAGGAATCATAAATCTTGCTGAAGATTAG